A single Fundidesulfovibrio terrae DNA region contains:
- a CDS encoding glycosyltransferase family 2 protein: MMNGKKVVVVMPAYNAAATLERTLSEVPRDIVDDVILVDDASRDNTIEHARKLGIKCFLHERNWGYGRNQKTCYSEALKLGADVVIMVHPDYQYTPLIIPAMANLATSGLYDAVLASRILGGTALAGGMPGYKYVSNRVLTLSQNLLMGAKLSEYHTGYRAFTREVLETLPLWENSDDFVFDNQMLAQTLFFGFKIGEVSCPTKYFDEASSINFKRSCIYGLGCLKTAWQFRMQKMGKGDYKIFDPKGRGLKHSDSDYYTDQTVTCE, encoded by the coding sequence ATGATGAACGGCAAGAAAGTGGTGGTGGTCATGCCGGCCTACAACGCCGCCGCCACACTGGAGCGCACCCTTTCCGAGGTGCCCCGCGACATCGTCGACGATGTCATCCTGGTGGACGACGCCAGCCGCGACAATACCATCGAGCACGCCCGCAAGCTCGGCATCAAGTGCTTCCTGCACGAGCGCAACTGGGGCTACGGCCGCAACCAGAAGACCTGCTATTCCGAGGCCCTCAAGCTCGGCGCGGACGTGGTCATCATGGTGCACCCCGACTACCAGTATACTCCTCTGATTATCCCGGCCATGGCCAACCTGGCCACGTCCGGGCTCTACGACGCGGTGCTCGCGTCGCGCATCCTGGGCGGCACCGCCCTGGCTGGCGGCATGCCCGGATACAAGTACGTGTCCAACCGCGTGCTGACCCTGTCCCAGAACCTGCTCATGGGGGCCAAGCTCTCGGAGTACCACACCGGCTACCGCGCCTTCACCCGCGAAGTGCTCGAGACGCTGCCCCTGTGGGAGAACTCCGACGACTTCGTCTTCGACAACCAGATGCTGGCCCAGACCCTGTTCTTCGGGTTCAAGATCGGCGAGGTGAGCTGCCCCACCAAGTATTTCGACGAGGCCAGCTCCATCAACTTCAAGCGCAGCTGCATCTACGGCCTTGGCTGCCTGAAGACCGCCTGGCAGTTCCGCATGCAGAAGATGGGCAAGGGCGACTACAAGATCTTCGACCCCAAGGGCCGGGGGTTGAAGCATTCCGATTCCGACTACTACACCGACCAGACCGTCACCTGCGAATAG